From the Papaver somniferum cultivar HN1 chromosome 2, ASM357369v1, whole genome shotgun sequence genome, the window CCCGCGCTATACCCGAattagcccaaagcctgttatggcctgCTGCGGGCTGCCCGGACTGGCCTGGTTATTAAGAACGGGCGGGCTCAGGCTTCCTCCAAAATTTTACTGCCCGGCCTGGTGCCCGTCCGAACTACCTGGTCCGTTACCCGTTCTGTCTGCCCAATCCAAGTACCTGTTTTATTTCGATATGTTCGAGTTATTCCCTAAAATTAGCCAGCATCGTAGAACAGAAAAGGGGAAACAAATTTATCTTTCCTTCCATATCTGTGGAAAAAagatttcatcttatcaaatttgCGGCAATTCTTCCCAATTTTTTTGGAAATTAGTCTACTTTATATGCTGTGATTCGTTTTCATCTTAGATTTGGGTTTATCTTTATCTCTGACTCTAGGGTTTCAACAAGAGAAGCATTTTCATcaaccaaaaattacaaaaagaaaaattgatggTGAATCAGTGgtgtttgtaagtatttttttgaaacttaatttatatttattgaagatctgttATAAATTTAATGTTTTAGTTTCTAGTGATTTCTAATAATAAGTATGTAAAGTATGATTATTGAGAAATGAATTTCATGCTTATCAACTGTTTGTAAAGTTGTCTATAACGGGTAATTGCATTATATACTGTCTTCTTCCATATCTAGATTCTAGACACACTCATCGTTCCTCCTGTAATTGAATCATCCTTCTTAATTGATCCTGAAAATGAAAATGACAATTGTATATTCTATTTCAATTAAAGAGCTTAATGGAGTTAATTTTTCTCGTAGTTGAATACGTGTGTTGCTTATACATGCCAAACTAGTTGTATTCATTGCTTCTTTTTATCAATTAGATCCGAAAAGTACAAGCTTTATTTGATGCACAATAATTAATATTTGGTCAGTACCAAGCTTGATCTAAGTTGCTTGATTAGTCATAGTTTGATACTGAAAAAAGGTGTAAATTAATTCTTGACCTTCTAACATTTAACCTTTGCATGTCTTTGATTAATCATAAAACCAATTGAATTTCTGTTCCAGTACATAAGTTTGTTCCTTTGATCTCATTttgctagatttttttttttgcagtacaaCTTTTAAAATTGTGTTAGGTGTATTTTATACATATACTTAACTATCTGTGTTATGTTGTTAGCAGGAACATACAACATGGATACTAGTGAAGTTCAAATGAATACTCACGGTTGCATCTGAATCAGCATTTTCTCTCGGAAAGCGTGTTGTAGGCGCAGCTGCTTAACGCCAAAAATGTTGGAGTGTTGTGTGTGTTTGAAAGATTGGTGGACAACTGAGTTTATAATTATCTACTATATTCCATATGTCATGTTACATTCCTTGTATCTAAGAACTTTGCAGGAAATCATGTTAGATCAATGCAATGTGATAATTATAGTGCATTTCTGCATAAGTTCGTGTTAACATTTTAAGTGAATGAATTATGTTTAAGGTTACATTCCATATGTCGCTAATGTTGCCATTCTTATCAAGTtgcaaggattttcttttggatgaaCTGCGTCAACGGAAGGAGGAGGAAATGGATGACTACATCTCTCAAGTAGGGATTCTAGCACTTGATCATGCcttcttttttctattttagaGTCCTTAGTTTTCTGGTTCACCTCTCATTTATGTAATAAGGAGATTTAAGAAGCCTGGGTCAGGCACTGTGCATGTCCAATATAATTATGATATATCAGTCCGTTAGATACAGTAATTGCCTCATAATGTATGAAATTAGTTCAAGATAACCAGTGGATAGGCAAACAAAGCATATATGGCATTAGTTCAAGATAACCAGTGGATATGCAAACAAagcatatttttattttcttgtaataTGATTTCTCTGTATATCTCCCTAATCTTGCTTTGTTTTTACTCTATGTAGGTGAAGCAGCATAGAGTACCAAGTTGTTGGAGTATATGAATAAAGAAGTTCTTCGATGTAGAGAAGCCAAGGAGCTCATGGATAGTCTTTTCTAATTAAGAACAAACAATTTCGACATAGAGTTTTAGTTATTATTTTGATAAGAATTTTATGTttgttttaattttcctttttctgCATCCTCTAAGACTATTAATGTTTCTGTATTTGTTTCATTAGATTGTTGACGTTCTGAAGTGAGCTTATTTAATTATATTGTTTTTCAAACATGTCAAATGTCAGACTAGAAAAAGGTGGCCTGTCCGGCCTGGCCTGTTTTATATTCAGGCTTTGGGCAGGTTTGGGCTTCAAAATTAGTGTAggtgcccggcctgtccggcccgatatGCCTTCTGGGTAGCTTAATTACAATCCCGTACGGCCTGGCCTGACATAGAAAACAGGCCAGGCAGCCCGGCCTGTCCAAATTACACCCCTACAAACAAGTGAACAACATACTTCAAGGGTATTGGGATATTGAGATAGTCTGCATCTGGTGGGAAGGTTCGATCCCCGCCATTTTTCACTTTAGTCTTACACACTAAAGGGCCCAGTTCGATCTGGGCTTGGACAATCATTGTTCTGTAACcaaaaaaaacgaaaaataatGCATCTAGTGGGGAGAATCCGAGAATGTTTTCCATGCATTTCCAAATTAAAAGTTGGATTTCTGAGAGAACAGGAAGGTTCCAAAGAGCTTTGTAAGAAGTTTGAAGATTCTCTATATGGTTCGATTCTCAAACGAGGGACTTGTAAGAAAATTTGACAGTGAAATTACTGTTCCTAGTAATGAGACCAAGTGAGGAATCCTAATATTTATGATTTCTGTGCATTATCTCTACTGAAGAAAGCCTTAACTGACTCAACATTCCAACTCCTAGTTTGGGGGTCAATGAATTCAGCAACAAGCATATGAGGGTTTGGACAAGGATTACACAGGCAGAGTAGCATTAGGAACCCAGTTGCCAATGAAAGCATGTAGACCAAAACCATTCCCGACTTTCCAAATAGAACTATCCCTAATTATGTCTAGTCCATTCCCATCAACCAAAACACATAATGCAAGGGGGCCTGTTCAAAAGATGCTTCTATACCCGGGGGACAGGATCCAAATTTAACCTTCAGACTGTAAGAGCAATCCACACTTCTTATGGCTTCTAGAACATTAGCTAAGGCACTGCCTAAGCTTTAACGCTAATATATAATGAAACAATAACAGAATGAGACCACAGGACTTTATTTCTTACTAATTCTCATATTACTTGGCTATATAATCCAAAAAAACAGAACTGAACATTCTTTAACTCAATTGACTCGAAAAAAAACAACACCTTTGTGGAGCCTTACTAACCACCCAAAATTACAAGCTCACAAACATCACAACAGGCGGCTTCTGTGTCCTAACAGTTTCCAACTATCATTAAATAACAGATAACAACACTACGCTTAACTGGGTTTACCGCAGCATACTGGCGCTTGAAAAATGGTGAAAGGGATCAACTGATTAGCAATATAAATGTTAATAAAAACTCAAGGCCACCATTCCTTCATAAAATGCTGCATCCTTGATTGCTTTTCAGGTTCTTCCTCCCCattttcttcaccttcttcaccttcttcttcctccttcttttcttcgtcttcctcatcttcttctggAGGATCTGCTGGCAATGGTGGAGGCAAAGGGGTTTTCATCGGGCTGAACTGCGGAAAGATATCTGGTCTTCGTCCAGGTCTAGGCCTTTCCCATTCCTGCCATATGAGAGCAAAGCAATTCACATCAGCTTACATCACATCACGTGAATGACTCAACTCATGCATAACTGACTGCAATATTTCAGTCACATACACTGATACATACTGGACCTATGCTTACCTCAAAATCATGCACTTCCACTAAGAATATCTATAAAAATCATACACCGATAATTACCTCGTAAGAACTCAGATCTTCCACCCATCCCCATTGAGTCACCAGTAATATTAACAATAAATCTTATAAAATTTTGGAAATAGTTTCTGACTTAATACAGGAAAACTAAAGCAATAAAATCACGAGTCACTGCTTAGTCAGTCTGAAACTTTGAAAAACCACACCTTGTCCAATAATGCTTTTCCATTTCTGTTTTAATGCTTGTAGATGTTACTTGAATCATATTATGGCATTCAACACTGGTGCTTTCAAGTGTTACAATAAAGTTACTATGGttcaaatgatatttattattaaaaaaGACAAACAACTAGCGACCAACTCAAAGGGTTGAAGACATTCAAAATGGAGCTACAAAGTGGTGCCAGAAATTATCACCGACAACAAAGCCATAAAAGAATGCAAAGGATCACAGTGAGCGCAGTGATTCAGCTGTCGGAAACTTGTTTTGTAATCTAAACACACATGAGGCTTGGTGATCAGACAGTAAGGTATACCAACACATTACTAATTTTAGATTTTGGTAGACATCACAaatttttgagtttggtctagtACGGGTTATGATCCTAATTATCCTGCATTTTCCTGTCAATCTCTGAACAACATGGTATTGAGTGACTTATTAGACTGTCAATGGGGCTACATACCATGACCTCGTACAATTCCAGAATTATACAGCTGTGGTAGCAAGTAGTGGCGgattgcaacaaaaaaaaaggagagaaaacTACACATGGACTGCCACACAATGATCACAGTAAATCATCCTTAAACCCTCGCGACCCACCAACCAAGGTAATCTCCAGAACCACTTTTGTTCTTAACCCCCTTGAAAATTCTCCAACCAGTTATATCATTATTTGACTACCCTCCGCGAAAATGTATAATTTTGTAGGCGAAACTTGCCATTCTGACTAGATGTCATTAGCTGAGCAGCCTGCGCTACAGGGATTGGTTTACATGTACCAAACACGCGTCACTATTCTTGTGTTCCTGGTTTCATCTCAGCCCATTCTTTGCCCGATGGGAGGATTCGCAGGCTAGCTAAGTAGACCGGGAATTACTAAGAGTAATAAAAAAGAGATGACACCAACTCAAATCTACGGTCACCTGAAGCTAGTGTGTGAATATTAGAAACTGAGTAGGTACCTTCACCGAGTTATCTATACACGAAAAGCAATCAACAATATGGAGCagaaaccaaaatcaaatttACCCTATTAAAATAAATTGGAACTTTtccataaaccctaaaatttaggTTAATAAATGAGACTAATTCTGTTAACCATAATTCTTTCAAATCTAAAGTaattacagaaaataaaaattaccCTAATCTATCAATTCTATAAGCAATAACAATAGCAAAACAATCCAATAACTCAGAGAACTTACAATTGGAAAATCAAGAGGAGATCTCCGagtcatcttttcttcttcaggAGCCATACATACAACTTGCGATTTTCTTCTATGAGATTTCAATGGCTGTTGTCTGCGTGAAACTATCGAACTCAATCTATAACCACTTGATAGATGTTCGCAAAGATTAAAattacttgatgatgatgatgatgatgaagttgatGCAGCCGTCATTCTTGTGGAAGTTGAAGCTGAAGAAAGAGGTGATAATGATGAGAGGCAAAAAGACGCCATTGTTTCTCACTCTCTCTACACCAACCGACCTCAGAGAGAAAAGGCTAAGAGCGGATTGCCCATTCGTTGGATATAGTTTGGTTCAGTATACGAGTCCACGGCGTTGTGTCACCAACTGCAGCATTGCTAACAGGGGAATAGCAATTTTATTAGAAGTGTACCAAAATTCATATAAGATAGAAATATTTTTCATTGTATGACTGGTATACCCCAAACAAAATTTACTTCCTATTAGTGTCCGTGAACGACAACCCCAGAATCCAGATGGGAACCAATTTCTTGTTCTTGGTTTTACCTCATATtatacctcgcgtttttaggggccacccgaaaggatttaggggccatcaatttatacccagccaaagactctagttaaggggtaccctatatgatattgaagttacataaatgtctttctggtaaaactgtataaaaaccaaatcaaaaaaaattctactcatttcaactcttcttcttccagtttcatattatcttccgattgtggaagaaaaaaaactttcctcgttcttgtgttcaaccgaaacatcgccgcgaatcgtaaaatcaaaacatggtcgattcgtttataaaaccatggataagggaaatgaaacccacggacctagaaccaaaaacgttgctcggggtatcgatccaaagattgggattttagcaagaaataaagaaattgttgctgcaaatgaagaagaacgcgaagaacgcgaagaagaagtacccgtcgatgtagtcggtggtggcgattccgatagtcaaacacttcatcaacttcaaatggccccaattaggtaagaatctatcatttttggggtttatttcgctttaattcgacgaatcgagaaaaaaaatttctagtgttttcggttatttatccagattcgggcgatattcatgcttatttacttccgaatgtagtcgtgttctttatttctcaagaacatcgacagtattcgggagaaatatttgatggttatcggccgaatattgttggtcatatcttcctagGGGTGTAAATATTACCCGAAAATACTCAACCTGCCCGCACCCGCCTGATCCCGCGCTATACCCGAattagcccaaagcctgttatggcctgCTGCGGGCTGCCCGGACTGGCTTGGTTATTAAGAACGGGCGGGCTCAGGCTTCCTCCAAAATTTTACTGCCCGGCCTGGTGCCCGCCCGAACTACCTGGTCCGTTACCCGTTCTGTCTGCCCAATCCAAGTACCTGTTTTATTTCGATATGTTCGAGTTATTCCCTAAAATTAGCCAGCATCGTAGAACAGAAAAGGGGAAACAAATTTATCTTTCCTTCCATATCTGTGGAAAAAagatttcatcttatcaaatttgCGGCAATTCTTCCCAATTTTTTTGGAAATTAGTCTACTTTATATGCTGTGATTCGTTTTCATCTTAGATTTGGGTTTATCTTTATCTCTGACTCTAGGGTTTCAACAAGAGAAGCATTTTCATcaaccaaaaattaaaaaaagaaaaattgatggTGAATCAGTGgtgtttgtaagtatttttttgaaacttaatttatatttattgaagatctgttATAAATTTAATGTTTTAGTTTCTAGTGATTTCTAATAATAAGTATGTAAAGTATGATTATTGAGAAATGAATTTCATGCTTATCAACTGTTTGTAAAGTTGTCTATAACGGGTAATTGCATTATATACTGTCTTCTTCCATATCTAGATTCTATACCCACTCATCGTTCCTCCTGTAATTGAATCATCCTTCTTAATTGACCCTGAAAATGAAAATGACAATTGTATATTCTATTTCAATTAGGGAGCTTAATGGAGTTAATTTTTCTGGTAGTTGAATACGTGTGTTGCTTATACATGCCAAACTAGTTGTATTCATTGCTTCTTTTTATCAATTAGATCTGAAAAGTACAAGCTTTTTTTGATGCACAATAATTAATATTTGGTCAGTACCAAGCTTGATCTAAGTTGCTTGATTAGTCATAGTTTGATACTGAAAAAAGGTGTAAATTAATTCTTGACCTTCTAACATTTAACCTTTGCATGTCTTTGATTAATCATAAAACCAATTGAATTTCTGTTCCAGTACATAAGTTTGTTCCTTTGATCTCATTttgctagattttttttttttttgcagtacaaCTTTTAAAATTGTGTTAGGTGTACTTTATACATATACTTAACTATCTGTGTTATGTTGTTAGCAGAAACATACAACATGGATACTAGTGAAGTTCAAATGAATACTCACGGTTGCATCTGAATCAGCATTTTCTCTCGGAAAGCGTATTGTAGGCGCAGCTGCTTAACGCCAAAAATGTTGGAGTGTTGTGTGTGTTTGAAAGATTGGTGGACAACTGAGTTTATAATTATCTACTATATTCCATATGTCATGTTACATTCCTTGTATCTAAGAACTTTGCAGGAAATCATGTTAGATCAATGCAATGTGATAATTATACTGCATTTCTGCATAAGTTCGTGTTAACATTTTAAGTGAATGAATTATGTTTAAGGTTACATTCCATATGTCGCTAATGTTTCCATTCTTATCAAGTtgcaaggattttcttttggatgaaCTGCGTCAACGGAAGGAGGAGGAAATGGATGACTACAGCTCTCAAGTAGGGATTCTAGCACTTGATCATGCcttcttttttctattttagaGTCCTTAGTTTTATGGTTCACCTCTCATTTATGTAACAAGGAGATTTAAGAAGCCTGGGTCAGGCACTGTGCATGTCCAATATAATTATGATATATCAGTCCGTTAGATACAGTAATTGCCTCATAATGTATGAAATTAGTTCAAGATAACCAGTGGATAGGCAAACAAAGCATATATGGCATTAGTTCAAGATAACCAGTGGATATGCAAACAAagcatatttttattttcttgtaataTGATTTCTCTGTATATCTCCCTAATCTTGCTTTGTTTTTACTCTATGTAGGTGAAGCAGCATAGAGTACCAAGTTGTTGGAGTATATGAATAAAGAAGTTCTTCGATGTAGAGAAGCCAAGGAGCTCATGGATAGTCTTTTCTAATTAAGAACAAACAATTTCGACATAGAGTTTTAGTTATTATTTTGATAAGAATTTTATGTttgttttaattttcctttttctgCATCCTCTAAGACTATTAATGTTTCTGTATTTGTTTCATTAGATTGTTGACGTTCTGAAGTGAGCTTATTTAATTATATTGTTTTTCAAACATGTCAAATGTCAGAATAGAAAAAGGTGGCCTGTCCGGCCTGCCCGGCCTGGCCTGTTTTATATTCAGGCTTTGGGCAGGTTTGGGCGTCAAAATTAGTGTAGGTGCCCGGCCTTCCCGGCCCGACAGGCCTTCTGGGTAGCTTAATTACAATCCCGTACGCCCTGGCCTGACATAGAAAACAGGCCAGGCAGCCCGGCCTgtccgaatttacacccctatatcttcctggatacaaactggtaataatcggtagtttaatgaattttttggctcccgaatatatttaagtagacacacagtattcagaAGTACACTCACtgccgaatatatatatatatatatttatatattgaaaaattctcaaaatttctgatataggaaaaatcccattttggggccagtatttattcggaagacaatataatattttatacctccgattgtgtaggataaaattttagagtttctgaactccagttgatgaatattcggttgtaaacatgtttaaatatattccgattttttttcattcgggaaaaatatgtgtcttcttacttccgaatttgttcattcgggttatagttgtgtactttgtcttctgattgtgtaggatgaaaaatttagagcttctgaactccaattgatgcatattcggttgtaaatatgtttagttagctttcgattgttttgtattcgggaacagtatgtgtcttcttacgtccgaatgtgtacattcgggttatatttccatactttgtcttccgattgtatagtttgtaaatattgttcctttctttgttgtttagacaaagtcgagaaaggaggaagaaagtgatagctagtgctaggagggaaaggagtgccaaagataattcaagtgctcaacaaagcttacaagaacaaagcattcaacaaggagtgcaaccaagtgctgaacaaagtgtagaacaacaaggcagtgaacaa encodes:
- the LOC113348297 gene encoding coiled-coil domain-containing protein 9-like gives rise to the protein MASFCLSSLSPLSSASTSTRMTAASTSSSSSSSSNFNLCEHLSSGYRLSSIVSRRQQPLKSHRRKSQVVCMAPEEEKMTRRSPLDFPIEWERPRPGRRPDIFPQFSPMKTPLPPPLPADPPEEDEEDEEKKEEEEGEEGEENGEEEPEKQSRMQHFMKEWWP